A single window of Debaryomyces hansenii CBS767 chromosome F complete sequence DNA harbors:
- a CDS encoding DEHA2F26070p (highly similar to uniprot|Q9HG45 Kluyveromyces lactis Purine biosynthetic pathway protein ADE5 7) gives MSSQGNLNILIIGNGGREHAITWRLAQSPTVKQIYVAPGNGGTAISDKVTNVPELSGSPKHFDGLQKFAVEHDINLVIPGPEQPLVDGITSIFTKVGIPVFGPSAKAALMEGSKAFSKVFMDKHNIPTARFKNFTSFEEAKKHVETIDYKMVLKADGIAGGKGVLIPETKEEALVGLDEIMVNKNFGSAGDEIVIEEYLEGDELSILTISDGYSFFNLPAAQDHKRIGDGDKGLNTGGMGAYAPAPIATPEVLRKIDEQVIKPTIDGMRKDGFPMCGVLFTGIMLSPTKEPKVLEYNVRFGDPETQTVLPLLSDDTDLAEVMLASAEHRLDSVTIKTKPNMFSTTVVMAAGGYPDAYNKGDEITIKEPLPEDTFIFHAGTDKKDGKIVTSGGRVIASTAIARDLRESVDKAYAGVEKVSFEKKYNRKDIAHRAFRDAEKASNKKGVTYAEAGVSVDNGNLLVEQIKAKVKSTARSGADSDIGGFGGLFDLKKAGYNVDDTLLVAATDGVGTKLRVAQIMEIHNTVGIDLVAMNVNDLVVQGAEPLIFLDYFATGKLDIKIAADFVSGVADGCIQAGCALVGGETSEMPGMYDEGHYDTNGTSVGAVSKSSILPKLDQMGEGNVLIGLKSDGVHSNGFSLVRHIIESSEEFNYKSIAPWSKNGKTIGEELLVPTRIYVKQLLSSLSEGLLLGLAHITGGGLVENIPRALPKNLQAKVDLSKWEVPEIFKWFGKQGNVPFEDLLKTFNVGIGMVLIAKSENVDKIIANLTKAGEDPVIIGQLIEKAENAPACVVDNVNGLY, from the coding sequence ATGTCATCTCAAGGTAATTTAAATATCCTTATCATCGGTAACGGTGGTAGAGAACATGCAATTACTTGGAGATTAGCCCAATCACCTACTGTTAAGCAAATATATGTTGCTCCTGGTAATGGTGGTACTGCCATTAGTGATAAGGTCACTAATGTTCCTGAATTGTCGGGATCTCCAAAGCATTTCGATGGTTTACAAAAATTTGCTGTTGAACATGACATTAATTTGGTTATTCCAGGCCCTGAACAACCCTTAGTTGATGGAATTACTTCCATATTCACCAAGGTTGGTATTCCAGTTTTCGGTCCCTCAGCAAAGGCTGCATTGATGGAAGGCTCAAAAGCTTTTTCTAAGGTTTTTATGGACAAGCACAATATTCCAACTGCTAGATTTAAGAATTTCActtcatttgaagaagcCAAAAAGCACGTTGAAACAATTGACTACAAAATGGTCTTAAAGGCTGATGGTATTGCTGGTGGTAAGGGTGTTTTAATCCCTGAAACCAAGGAAGAAGCTTTGGTTGGTTTAGACGAGATCATGGTTAACAAGAACTTCGGTAGTGCTGGGGATGAAATTGTCATCGAAGAATACTTGGAAGGTGATGaattatctatattaaCCATTAGTGATGGTTactctttcttcaatttacCAGCCGCACAAGATCACAAGAGAATTGGTGATGGTGATAAAGGTTTGAACACTGGTGGTATGGGAGCATACGCTCCAGCTCCAATTGCTACTCCCGAAGTTttaagaaaaattgatgaacaGGTTATTAAGCCTACTATTGATGGTATGAGAAAGGATGGTTTCCCAATGTGTGGTGTTCTTTTCACTGGTATTATGTTAAGTCCAACTAAAGAACCAAAGGTTTTAGAATATAATGTTAGATTTGGTGACCCAGAAACTCAAACTGTTTTACCATTGTTATCTGATGATACCGATTTAGCAGAAGTTATGTTGGCCAGTGCTGAACATAGATTAGATTCTGTTACCATTAAGACTAAGCCAAATATGTTTTCAACTACAGTTGTTATGGCTGCTGGTGGTTATCCAGATGCTTACAACAAGGGGGATGAAATTACCATAAAGGAACCGTTACCAGAAGATACGTTTATTTTCCATGCAGGCACTGATAAAAAGGATGGTAAAATAGTCACTTCTGGTGGCCGGGTTATCGCTTCCACTGCTATTGCACGCGATTTAAGAGAATCTGTTGACAAAGCTTACGCCGGTGTGGAGAAAGTTTCTTTtgagaagaaatataacCGTAAGGATATTGCTCATAGGGCCTTTCGTGATGCGGAAAAGGCGTCTAATAAGAAGGGAGTTACTTATGCTGAGGCAGGTGTCTCGGTTGATAATGGTAATCTCTTAGTGGAACAAATTAAAGCTAAGGTTAAGTCCACTGCTAGATCTGGAGCCGATTCAGACATCGGTGGATTTGGTGGATTGTTCGACTTAAAGAAAGCCGGGTACAATGTCGATGACACATTATTGGTTGCAGCTACTGACGGTGTCGGTACTAAATTGAGAGTTGCCCAAATTATGGAGATCCACAACACTGTCGGTATTGATTTAGTTGCCATGAATGTTAACGATTTAGTCGTCCAAGGTGCTGAGCCATTAATTTTCTTGGATTATTTTGCTACAGGAAAGTTAGATATCAAGATTGCTGCTGACTTCGTGAGTGGTGTCGCTGATGGTTGTATCCAGGCTGGATGTGCCTTAGTTGGTGGTGAAACTTCCGAAATGCCAGGTATGTATGATGAAGGCCATTATGATACCAACGGTACTTCTGTTGGGGCTGTTTCCAAATCAAGCATTTTACCAAAATTAGACCAAATGGGTGAAGGCAATGTATTGATTGGTTTAAAGTCTGACGGGGTCCATTCCAATGGATTCTCGTTAGTTCGTCACATAATTGAATCCTCCGAAGAATTCAACTATAAGTCTATTGCACCATGGTCCAAGAACGGAAAGACTATTGGTGAAGAACTTTTAGTTCCAACAAGGATCTATGTTAAGCAATTACTCTCTTCTTTAAGCGAAGGTTTGTTGCTTGGTTTGGCCCACATCACTGGGGGTGGTCTTGTTGAAAACATCCCAAGAGCATTACCAAAAAACTTGCAAGCTAAGGTTGACTTGAGCAAATGGGAAGTTCCagaaattttcaagtgGTTCGGTAAGCAAGGTAACGTTCCATTCGAAGATTTGTTGAAAACCTTCAATGTAGGTATTGGTATGGTATTAATTGCTAAGTCTGAAAACGTCGATAAAATCATCGCTAACCTTACCAAGGCAGGCGAAGACCCTGTTATTATTGGTCAATTAATAGAAAAGGCCGAGAACGCACCTGCCTGTGTTGTCGATAACGTTAATGGTTTATATTAA